In Haladaptatus cibarius D43, the sequence CAAGCGAACCAGACTATCGACGACATCCACGGTATCGAAGTCGAAGATTGGACGGCGAGCGTCGAGAACGGCCAGATTACGGAGTACAAAGCGACGGTCGAAGTCGCGTTCCCGGTTCGCCACGAATAAACGGGGGTGGCGGTCGTTCAGCGAAGTTCCCAGAACGCCTTTTTCGGCTCCGAGAGGCTCATGAAGTTGAATGCCCAGTAAATTGGAGATGAATCCGTTTCGACTTGGTATGCAAGTTCACCACGGCGCGTCTCACCGTCTGCAATATCCGACCCTTCCGAGTACGACTGACTGAGCGAACTCGTCGCGTTGATATTCGAACCGTAGGAAAGACCGGTTCCAGTTTTGAGTTGCATTTGAAGGAGCGTCGAAACGGTGAGTGGCTCCCCGGTTTCGTTCGTA encodes:
- a CDS encoding dodecin family protein; its protein translation is MTAVKIIKVLGTSEESWEDAAREAVEQANQTIDDIHGIEVEDWTASVENGQITEYKATVEVAFPVRHE